GCTTTTTATTTTCTGCTTtatctccctctccatcttATGTCTTTCTCGCCTCCTTTGTGCTCCACTCCCATCGCTCTAGTCTGCATGTGGATGCTATCTTCGTTCCCTCTACCACTCTTTCCGTTGTCGGtgtctctcctttgtttcGCTTTGAGTTCATCGGTGTTGCTCAGGttgcttgctctctctttcgtgaAGCCGTTCTCCTCTTGTTAGCTTAATCCTACAAAGTGACACACATGACATCCTCGCTCATACGTACATAGCCAACGTGAAGGCAAGGGACTAGTGTagctctttttcttgtgaCCCGGATGGTCAACAGGGGCTCTCGTGGGAGCCATTCAGGGAATAACACTATACAGCTGGTGCGCAGGTGTGCCTCACTCCTCTGTGCATTCCCTCGAACTCGCGTTCTTGGACTCCACCTGGAAcgcccttcacctcctccttcccagCTGTGATTTTTTCTGTGCACTGGTCACTCTATagcgccctctcctccatttttgttttctctgtttGTGCCTCAAACAAACGAAATAATGCCCACATACATGCACTCTTGCTTGTGtttcacacccacacccacccacacacagtcaTACAACGGCTCCTATACAAAGGCCATCATCGCCTCCCCCAAaatgcagcgctgccgtctcttAGCCGCCTCGTGGAAGACAAAGGTGGACCCCAAGAACCCTCGGCGTATCGTGCAGCTGCCGAACCGAATCCCCTGCATGGTGCCATTGGAGGCTGGAACGAAGTACTACTGGTGCTCGTGCGGGCTGAGCAAGAAGCAGCCCTTCTGCGACGGTGCCCACCGCGCGTACAATGAGGAGCACAAGACGGACTTGAAGCCGAAGGAGTTTACGGTTGACACCTCCAAGAAGTACTTGTTGTGCCGCTGCAAGCACACGGACAACAGCCCGTATTGCGACTTATCGCACGTTGGTGTGCTCTTCCGGACGATAGTGGGTATCGAGAAGATTCCGGGTGACAAGTAGGCTACAGGGATGGAAACAAACACAACGAGAGGCGACATCACAGAGCAACGCAGTGTGAGGTCGAGTTTATATTGTCTCTCCTCATTTTCGTTGCACAGCCTCGGCGTTCTCTGTGGATTATCCCATGCTTGGATCAGTTCCCCAACGAGCCCCAAagagcggagggagggaaaaaaaaaaagcgttGCTTTCTTCTCAAACAGCTAAGCATCTTTGTACAGATATGTGAGTGTGCCCAACTTATCGCACCTTCGTTTGggttctctcttctttcctccccccttctcaccGCCCCCTTTTGCCTCACGTAGAGCTTATGAACTCTACACCCACACTGCGTACtcgttctctcctttgcttttgCTCaattcttcttcttccctccccctgacCCTCGCACACAAAGGGCGTATGCCAATACACCCTTCTTCCCGCTTCTTTTTTGGCACGCAAGgcggccggcagcggcgcattTCCCGTTGGAACGTGACACaagagagcagagggagagggagagatgcggagaaaaggtgaagagcggtgctgcggagCTGACGATCCGGGCTACGTAGCCTTGCTGCCGTGGCTCAGATTCCATGAGTTCACATAGCTTGTTgaggcttgtgtgtgtgtagagagagagaacgggaGACACGCCAAGTAGTGCCTCACCTTTCCTCGTAAGGTATTGTACTGCATTACGTGCTTGTATGCGTGCCTCCAACTCTCTCAGCATGTGTGACCTAGCCTCTTGGTCGGCTTCTTGCCGCCATTCCCTCTCTTGATCTTCTCTGAGATGGACGCATGACTCCCACAGCGGCTGATGCTTCCGTGTTCTGACCAACGGAGTGGCTGGCACCGATTTCGCATGCGATCTTTCTTGCTTTTCTTACcatcttctttttttctctactcctctcttgttttcctcaCTCGCGGCCATTGAttcacaccaccgctgtctACGCACCTTGCCGCTGGTAATAACCCCGGCTACGCTCACGCAGTAGTCAAGTCAGCAAAGGACATacttttctccttccctgcTGTTCTTCTTAGAGGGTAAATAAAAGATACACACAGCACCTCAAGAACTTGATCAGCGATGTCGGTTAGCTTTTCCACCTTggtgcagcgcgctcgcCCGGCGTCGAACCACGCGACCTCGGCTGCGTTTCGCGATGTCCTCAGCAAGATACCGCCCACCAATGTCTCGACGCTTGGTAACGGCGTGCGCGTCGCGTGCGAGGAGAATCCGCTATCCAAGCTCGCCACCGTCGGTGTATGGATGGATGCTGGGTCCCGCTACGAGCCAGCTGCCTACGCCGGTACGGCCCGCGTACTGGAGAAGTGCGGCTTCCTCGGCACGACGAACCAGACAGGTGAGCAGATCGCGAAGGCTGTCGACGAACTTGGTGGCCAGCTAGAGGTAAACGTGGGCCGCGAGCATACCTACCTGTACATGAAGGTCACCAAGGAGAACACTGACCGCGCTGTGGGTCTGCTGGCTGACGTGGCGCGCAACGCTCGCATGGGGGATGCCGACATCGTGAAGGCACGCGCTATGGTGCTCCAGGATCAGCAGCTGTTTGAGGAGCGCCCGGACGATATTGTCATGGACAacctgcaccgctgcgccttcGACAGCACCCCGTACGGCGTGGGTACTCCGCTCTACGGCACCGAGGAAGGCGTGAAGAAGGTGACGGCCGATCAGATGCGTGACTACCGCGCCAGCACCCTCGCCGCCAaccgcctcgtcgtcgtgggcagcggtggtgtcgaTCACACCGTCCTGGAGAAGGCTGCCAAGAGCTACTTTGGCGACCTCTCCAAGGCGCCTGAGAAGGCCTGCATGGTGATGCCAGAGTCCCGCTACGTCGGTGGTGAGTACCGCCTGTGGAATCTGCGCTACAAGACAGTGAACGTGGCCTGGGCCTTCGAgacctgcggcgctgcgtgtgAGGACAATATCCCGCTCGCCCTCGCCTGCGAGATCCCGGGCTCCTTCCACCGTTCCCAGCACGAGCTCGGCCAGCACGCCATGCATCGCGTGCTGAAGACCTTCTCCTCGCTCGATCACTCCACCCCGACTAACACCCACTTCAACGAGAAGTCCATCGAGACGGCGAACCCGTTCCTACAGAGCTACAAGGACGTTGGCCTGTGCGGCATGTACGTGGTGGGTCGTCAGGCGATGGGTGGGCCAGGCGACGGTGGTGTGattgtggaggtgctgcagtacACGATCGCGGAGTGGTGCCGTATTGCGCAGAAGATGCTGCACGACAACGAGCTCGCGCAGGCGAAAGTGAACAtgaaggcgcagctgctcttcaaCATGGACGGTAGCGCTAACTCCGCCAAGGACATTGGCCGCCAGGTGCTGCACTACGGCCGCCGCGTGCCGCTGACGGAGATGTACGACCGCATCGATGACACCACCGGCACCAACATCCAGGAGGTCCTCCAGCACTACTTCTACGGCCGCAAGCCCGTGTACAGCTACCTCGGCTACATCTCGGCCATTCCTAACTACGACTGGACGCAGCACTGGACGTACAAGTACTGGTATTAGAGCGTGGCGGCTGGATACCAGTGAGCGGGAGAACCGGATGGGGTGCCATGTCGGAAAAGAGACACGGTTTaatgggagggggaggggtgcctGTGTGGAATACCGACAGCCCCACACATATACACAGGGCGTGCATCGCGGGTTGCGGCACTGCATTTGTGCAGAGTCTACCCCTCGACCTGCTCTGCGCTTTTCTGTCCCACTTTTGCCGCACGTAATGTCCCTCTGTCCGTCGTGCGCTAGCCTCCTTCGCATCTGTCcgtcttcccccttctctctgggCCAAAGATGGTAGGAACACATCCGCCGTCCAATGGGCACACATTCACACTCATGCAtactcgtgcgtgtgtgtctgtgcatggAATCGCCCGTCGGGGCTGGCGCTTCATGTTTGACTGGTGAAAGAAGAAACATTACGGAAAAGAAGGGACGCGGGGATATACGCAAATAAGCATGAGGTGCGCACAGGGACGTGAATGGCGCATATGCCTATGactacgtgtgtgtgtgtgtgtgagtgtgagtgTGCCACTGTCTTCATCTGTCGTTCCCACCTTTGCGGGttgttttctgtttttctttgtggtTCTTTATTATTTTTATTTGTCTTGTTGATAGTTCTTAACTACTTAGgaggtgtgtctgtgtgatcCTCTGTCATTGATGTCGCGCTGCCGAGCAagtacacagacacgcgcacggGCAAGCACAATACTGTAGCAGTTTTGGTCTATGATGTTTCTCTGCCGCCGATTTTTCTTGTTGCCTTGGGATTTTTCATAGGGCATCCCACGTCCGCGtcatgaggaggaagacacacacacacacatgcacacacgcacgcatctTTGTCCCGTATCTCAGCAACTGTTACTAAGTAAAGCAGAAAAGCAGACATACAAAAAAACCCAAAGgagcacgcacacgccggtACTGATGGACGCCGGGGCAATTCGTGGACAGAAGAAGGCAATCGAGGAAGCCTCGGTGTCTTCCCTGCACATTGGCTGAGTCAGAGAGAGGATGGGGAGAGTGATACGTTTGTCGCACACAGAGACATAGACAGACGCTATGTGCCGGCttctttgttctcctctttcttcgaCTTCCCCTCCGGCGCGCTTTCTTTGCCCGTCATCTCCCTCACCAGACACGACCCTGCCATTCTCGCAGTTGCATGGACTGCACGGCAGTGTAGCGTTGGAATGGAAGAGAGTCACTGGACTTTTTGCCCGGAGAATCGGGCAGACCTTGGTGCGACATCGATAAccaagtgtgtgtgtgtgtgtgcgtgctcatgctgtcctctctctcccagcCGCTCTGCCCTATGTGCAAGGCAGTCAGGGCAGATACTCCGCGTATCTCATGTTCTCTCACGGCATATTACCAAAGAAAGCATAGTAAACGCAAATTGTTAccgtccttctcttcctccttcgctgTTCATCTTTCTTGCTGCGACTCATGTCATTGTATGTGCCCATCATGTACGCCCATACACTgatacacacatacccacacactttcggggagaggggtggacACTACCACCACGTATAGTGGAATCCCCCGGGTCATTGCTCAGGCCCTCTCTTCGTTTCGCATCTTTATCTTCTCACTCTTCCGCATCCTCTGCAcacccaccctcttcccccgtCTGTCGACTCATTCGccttcgtgtgcgtgtatgggtaACTGTGCTCTAGCTCTGTCTTTCACCCCCCTttattgtgtgtgtgtgtttccttccttccctccctccctcccctccccccttttttctcctctgtAGGCTTGCTGTTGCCCtccgtttttcttttttttttgttcaaTTTGAGCTTGTCTTTTGTTGTGGCGGATTcatcttcccttttcccttggTGTCTTTCGTGCCCTTTTTGGTTTTCTTCGCGCTCATTCATTGCTCTGTGGTGCACAcactcgccctctctcgGAGAAACCACACCCCACGCGCACATACGGAGAAGTACAGGGGCATATGCACATACACCCATTTATCTTCTCTGTGTTACCCCCTGTACCTTGTTGAGTGACTCTGTTGCTTCTCTTGTCTTCCTTGGTAGAGTCTTTAAGAGCACGTGTTCTTGTTTTTTTCGTGTCTCAGCAGCTTCCGTGATATGCAAGGATCTGTTTGAACCCTGTGCGCTGTTTACGCTCGTCGTGTCTCCCCATCCTTTGTAGCTTTTGCTTTCGAAAGACATCGTGGTGCATGAGAGGAGTGAGGCCCATCACAAGAGTGGGTCAGAAGAAAGTGTTGCGTAGGGTGCATGCGTATGTGCGGGTTGAATTGAGGGCCTGTGGGCCTAGCTCGAATCAACGAAAAACACCAACCGTGCTACTAAAAACTGCCCTCCTGTACAtcaccacagcgccaccatTTGCTCAGTTGGTCTCTGACGAAACACGAGTTCtcagaagaagaaagcagaagtagggagagaagaggaggaaagtgAAGGTGTTTACGAactctcgcccccccccccatccacCACTATCCACTCACAGCGGCTGAGCAAGGGGCAGCACATCACTCGGCGTTGACGCTCCCTCGTTCTCCttttgccttcttttttttctgtgttcttctcctttccacgtcccttccctttcctctcgatttctctcgctcgcttgcGCAACTTCACGGGGTGAGGGTGTAACGCGTTTTTCTTCTCACCTTCAACATATTTGCGTGCCGGGCTGTGCAGCATCAGTGTattatctctctctctctatttgTGCGGTCACCTTTGCTGAGTTGTGACCGCTGTGTTGGTCGCTGTGTTTACGCGTATTGCATAAATactcctcccttccccttctttgtcttctctgATATCTGtgctctttgttttcttcgtgACTTCGTCTGGAGTGCCTGGGTAGCTCAGCACCCGTTATAGCGGCACGTAACACCAGTGCTCCGGTGGCGTATCTCCACTGtgtctttcttcttttttttttccactCGATTGTTTCTTTATATACTGTACGTGTGCTCGACCTACTCATCCACCTACccccgagcagcagcagcagcagcagttcgtGGATGGAGTACCTTGATCATCTCTTGAACAAGAAGGTTG
This DNA window, taken from Leishmania panamensis strain MHOM/PA/94/PSC-1 chromosome 34 sequence, encodes the following:
- a CDS encoding hypothetical protein (TriTrypDB/GeneDB-style sysID: LpmP.34.1240) — protein: MQRCRLLAASWKTKVDPKNPRRIVQLPNRIPCMVPLEAGTKYYWCSCGLSKKQPFCDGAHRAYNEEHKTDLKPKEFTVDTSKKYLLCRCKHTDNSPYCDLSHVGVLFRTIVGIEKIPGDK
- a CDS encoding mitochondrial processing peptidase, beta subunit, putative (TriTrypDB/GeneDB-style sysID: LpmP.34.1250), with the translated sequence MSVSFSTLVQRARPASNHATSAAFRDVLSKIPPTNVSTLGNGVRVACEENPLSKLATVGVWMDAGSRYEPAAYAGTARVLEKCGFLGTTNQTGEQIAKAVDELGGQLEVNVGREHTYLYMKVTKENTDRAVGLLADVARNARMGDADIVKARAMVLQDQQLFEERPDDIVMDNLHRCAFDSTPYGVGTPLYGTEEGVKKVTADQMRDYRASTLAANRLVVVGSGGVDHTVLEKAAKSYFGDLSKAPEKACMVMPESRYVGGEYRLWNLRYKTVNVAWAFETCGAACEDNIPLALACEIPGSFHRSQHELGQHAMHRVLKTFSSLDHSTPTNTHFNEKSIETANPFLQSYKDVGLCGMYVVGRQAMGGPGDGGVIVEVLQYTIAEWCRIAQKMLHDNELAQAKVNMKAQLLFNMDGSANSAKDIGRQVLHYGRRVPLTEMYDRIDDTTGTNIQEVLQHYFYGRKPVYSYLGYISAIPNYDWTQHWTYKYWY